The genomic window GTTTCTTTTTTGCTCACTGTGATAGGCCTTACTCAGTCCTAACAGACTATATGTCAAAAACTTATCATACCataaacataaacacacatacatacatacatacatacatacatacatacatacatacatacacacccctGTAtgtcaagaaaggaaaagaaaaaataagctaTTTACTCTGGTGGTACTTGGAGGAAGGGTGGTGGTTTTGGTGAAAGAGTTCTCTTATTTGTGGGAATTGAAGATGATGAATAAAAAGGAGGTAGAGCAGATTTCTCATTAGCTTGGAATTggtaataatttttctttctcttgcagTACTGAACTAGATTTGTAATGAAATGGAGTCTGGAACAAGTTCTTTTCGAGTGGAGTTTCCTGATTTTTCTAGCACCATTTTGCAAAAACTAAATCAGCAAAGACAACAAGGACAATTATGTGATGTTTCCATTGTAGTCCAAGGACACCTTTTCAGGGCTCACAAGGCTGTTCTTGCTGCCAGCTCACCTTACTTCTGTGACCAGGTGCTACTGAAAAACAGCAGAAGAATAGTTTTGCCTGATGTTATGAATCCAAGGGTTTTTGAGAACATCCTTCTCTCCACTTATACAGGACGACTAGTAATGCCTGCTTTAGAAATTGTCAGTTATCTGACAGCAGCCAGTTTTCTCCAGATGTGGCATGTGGTAGACAAATGCACTGAGGTTTTAGAAGGAAATCCTACAGTCCTTTGTCAAAAGCTCAATCATGGTAGTGATCATCAGTCACCAAGCAGCAGTAGCTACAATGGCATAGTTGAAAACTTTGAGCTTGGTTCGGGGGGACACCCAGATTTCCCTAAAACCcaagaactgagagatggagagaatgaagaagaaagttCCAAAGATGAATTGTCATCTCAGTTAACTGAACATGAGTATCTTCCCAGCAACTCCTCAACAGAACATGATAGACTAAGTACTGAAATGACCAGTCAAGATGGTGAAGAAGGGGCCAGTGATAGTGCCGAATATCATTATACAAGGCCCATATATAGCAAGCCAAGCATCATGTCTCACAAACGTTGGATCCATGTGAAGCCAGAAAGATTTGAACAGGACTGTGAAGGTGTAGATGTGCATGCTGCTTATGATGAGCACCAGGTCACTGAATCAATCAATACTATTCAGACAGATCACTCTATCCAGTCTTCAGGGGTGGATGAGGACTTTCACATTGGTGAAAAAAAAGTTGAAGCTGAGTTTGATGAACAAGCTGATGAAAGTAATTACGATGAGCAAGTTGATTTCTATGGCTCTTCTATGGAAGAGTTTTCTGGAGAAAGAGCAGATGGGAATCTTAGTAGCCACAGACAGGATACGATTATAGCAGCAGGCTACAGTGATAACATTGAAATGGTGACAGGCATTAAAGAAGAAGCTTCCCACTTGGGATTCTCAGCTGCTGACAAGCTGTACCCTTGTCAGTGTGGGAAAAGCTTCACTCACAAGAGTCAGAGAGATCGGCATATGAGCATGCATCTTGGTCTTCGGCCTTATGGCTGTGGTGTCTGTGGTAAGAAATTCAAAATGAAACATCACCTTGTTGGCCACATGAAAATTCACACAGGCATAAAGCCATATGAGTGTAATATCTGTGGGAAACGATTTATGTGGCGGGACAGTTTTCACCGGCATGTGACTTCTTGTACCAAGTCATATGAAGCTGCAAAGGCTGAGCAAAATACTACTGATGTTAATTAAAAATAGGacgtggatttttttttttagtggtgtGCACAAAAATAAACTATTATAATTATGCAAATTGTGTGCACAGATGATGTGTGGTACTTGCTATTATGAGACTAGCTTAAAAATTGGAGGATATTTCTGAAAGACTGTATGTAAGTAGGCCAATTTTTCAAGTCTAATTTCTCAAGTCAATATGCTTCAGTCCTGCCCTGAGAGTTCAGTCTCTGCTAACCCACCTCAGCTAACTTTTCAACCTTCAGGTCAGTTGTTACGTAGGTggatcatttttgttttattttatttttaatgaagccACCTGCATTTAGAATTGGGCTGAAAATGTAAGGTTTGGggtctgtttgattttttttttttctgatagtaaCAACTTTTGGTCACTCATAACTTGGTCCtgttaaaatgttattttgtctttattaatGAAACTTAAAGTAGACAGTTTGAATTTGTTTAGGTTAAATAGCTATCTCACCAAACAAATCCTCTGCAGTGTAAAAAGCTCAAATGATATGGCTCCTAGAAGGAGAAATTAAGTAGAATTTTTTTGGTCTaagttttatctttttaaaagatattttaattaAAACCATGAAGGAGGATGCAAAGTAGATAACATTCTAACTTGGTTCAATAGTAACATGGTacaagcttcattttttttttttgttgtgatACCATAGTAATGTATATCAAGTTCTTGATATAACCCACTCAAGGTTTTATATTTTagtatattaaattttaataaattgtaTCTAGTTGTAACTCACTAGATGTAGAACTAGTTACCAGAAATTAGTATTTCCAGTTGACTTGATGTTCCAGTTCCTGTTCATGTGAGTGACTGGAAGCTACCACTTCAGCAGAGTCCCTAGGTGAGCTCTTCATACTGAACCTGCTGTGATCCTGATTATAAGTTCTACCTGCTGCTGCTTAGAGTTGTGGGCCTATAGCAAATAATTGACCATTCTAATGAAAATCTGTCGCTCATAGgtaatagggaagaaaaaattacAGATAAAACTTATAGTTAGGAATCATTTGTGTTTCAGGAGTTGGGTTTAGCATAGCCTGGTAGCTATGAAGCCGCATAAGTCTAGAAGCAATGCAGCGTGAGTGAGGCATAGAGGAACTGGTAAAAAATTGTTTGGGTGGCACATTGTGTTCTCTGATTTAGTGTTACCCAACTTGAACTTTGGTACCTGTATGAAAGGAGGTGATAGCTCTTGAAAACAATTAGATCCACATGAGTCCATGATACAAGTCTTTTTAGGGAACTGGAAAGTATTtcagaatggaaaaagagaaaaaaaatcctgatttTAGCAGAGCAGTTTGGAGTCAAGCTTCTAAATTACACTGCTACATAAATTAACAAGTCCACACATCTGTACATATAGAAAACAAGAAACTGGCagttctgagtttttttttccccctaccatTCTGATGTATTGAACTGAAGActgatttttagaaaagaaataaatcatattCCAAATACTCGTAAGCTCTGTAATATACCTAGATTTCTCATTCGGGTGGGACAGGGTGCTATAATTATACTAACTTCTTTTGACTTACTGGTTGACTGCTATCAAATTTTAAgtataaatgttttcattttgtagGAAAAATAGGTTTTCCTTGGACTCTAACtaaaatttggttttaaaaaattggCTTTGCACAAATATGGTTGCCATTGCTGGCAATGGGCTTACTCAAACTGCTAACTCCTAGGAATTCAAGTTCTGAACACTGTATGTGGACAAAGGGAAAGTAGCTCACTCTTGTAATCAATGTAATTAACAGGGATGTACTCACTAACACTGTATCCTTCTCAATatagaaaagcactttgtatttAAATCTCTTTATACATATATTGTTTTTTAACCTAGAAACTATATATTACCTCCTGATTGATTGCCACATTAATACTGTTTCCTTAATATTGAAACGTCTGCCAGTTGCcagtctttttctttgtttacatGACTGGAATTGTGTAGAGGTGACTATACAATCCAACTCAGTTCTTTCCTACTCTCTGAAGTGGTCCTAGTCCTTCTGTGTGATGAGAAATTGCTTTATGATTCCcattaatattattaatgatGTTGTGAAACAATTACTTCTGCCAAATAACTTCACTCTCTGCTGAAGTGTTAGCAAAGTATATTTCTTATCTGATTTGaaaactttcctttaaaaaaattaggttGGGAAGGTTTCTTAAGAGTTTGATGCCTATCTTTCAATTCTGTTCATTTCAGTGAAACAATCTTGTCATGAgtaatttgaagattttttttagtcTCTTCCACTACTTTCTTACTTAATCTCCAAACTCTTATCCTATGTCATCTCTGGCATCAGTTTTGCAAGGATTTAATATGTTAACTTATCAGATAGATGGTACCTTTTGTAGGAATCCTGATGTGTATATCAACTGCTAatttataattcttattttaaaatccaTGCTCAACTTGTCTGTTGTCCTATACTGTTTATTTAATATATtgggtttcatttttaaaaatggtatgtGTAAGCAAATCAACCCCGGACACTCTTAATGGGACCACTCTAATGCTGACCACATTCAGATAGCACAAAATCTTCATTCAGAGTGAGTTGGGCTGTTGGAGGGGGATGGGAttgggaggcagagatgagattaAGAGAGAAATTTTGCAAACTTTTCAAGATAAAAATGATTCTGTTCCCTTTGGAATCCTGTTACCATATTTGTGTGGAGGATGattactctctctctttctctctctttctctctctctctctctctctctctctctgtttttctctagCCTCAGCACTGGTTTAGAAatatcttttttcaaaattattgtgCAGAATGAAGTGGGAGAGGTCACACTTACCCTTCTGTAGATACAGTAGTGATATCATCCCCTCCAGTATCGACAGTTTTTGTTCAAGTCTTAGCTTGAGCTCTTTCCCTcatcctgatttttttaaaaaaaggctccACTTAATGAGGACTGTGAATATTATAGACATTATTAATGCTAGCACTTATATCATGCTTTTAATTTTAGAAGCACTGACAGGACATGAAAATCATCTACTTCATAAGGTAGACATCATCATTTTACaagaaagggaactgaggcaaaggttaagtgcctTTTCCCAAGGCCGCCCTGGGATCATATGGGACTAACCTCAGGAGTTCTTGGGTCCCAGCCCTTTGATTCTGACTACTAGACCAAACCTTTCTCAGTTCCCTTCTTATGGTCACCAGTTCAGACTGAACAGAAAAGAATTTATAACTAATGTCCCCTTGTTCCTCCTCCCTCAGTTCAGGGGTGATAACCCAGTTTTAAGGCTGTTATTTTTGAAGAGCCCATTAGGATGCTCCCCAAAACTCTATGGTCTAGTTCCTCCCTTCTGTGTGTGGTATGCATTGCCAGGTACTTAGAAAGTGAAATTGGAACACATGTACACAAGAACAACATTGATACTTTTTCTTCCCCAAGGGCAAGAGGTACTACAGACTATATGTATAAAGATTGAGtagagttcaaatactgccaAATCAGGGTCTTAGTTTCATAAGGTCCACATTTTGATGACTTGGGAGTAGTAAGGAATGAGACTAAACCCATACAGAATCTCCTCCAATATAATCTTAAGTGAATTTTATTTGACTTGTGCCACTAATATTTATTGAAAATGCTTTATTGGGTTACTAACTCAGAAGGTTCCATCTTTATTCAGTGAAACCAGAGTTTTTCTCTGGAAAGGCAAAGTATTTGCTACTTAACTATTTCAATGAATCTGTTTTTAATTTAGAATAACTATACTGAACAGTGCCCTGAGGGAAAATGCTGGAACacatttcttaaaatgtgatttttttttccttgcttgaAGCTTGTGTCATATGTCAGTTGTTGctgctttgtttccttttttatggGGTTTCCAATATTTCTTCCagaaatttacttttatttatgcAAGTCAGGTGAATCTTCCTTGAGCTACAAACATAGTTTTATTCTAAGGAAATTGTCATTTAAGGTTGCATATCTTATTGATATTTTGTGAAATGTTATGCCTGTATTGCAAAGGTTGAATAGTTTGGTCTTTATATAATATTGCTGTCTTCACTGTACAGCATGGTTTTACTTAATTTAATGTTActgtttaatattttcttcttatagAAGAGACCATGCCCTTTTGTATGACatgttttaataaatgttatctgtCAACTTCGTAAAAGCTTTTGTTTTCACTTTGGATTGCTTATCTTTGATCTGGTGTGCCTtccttttttctggtttttgctacGTGTGGAAAAGTAAAATTCCTTTCAAAAATGCCAAGATGCTAGCAGAGTTATTAGAGAGGCCAACCTCTTCTCTCATGTTTGAAGACTACATATGCTTCTGTCCTGTTGCCTCTTCCAGTTACTCCTTGCAACTCCCTGTCCCCACTGCCCCCTAACCTCTGCTGTAATCCCACCTGACAACGTTCAGTTCTGCCCAGCCCCCATGTCACCTTTCATAGTCCAGTCCCACAAATTCCCCCTTTCTATACACATAATGTTTTCTGTGCCCTGCTTACCCTCATACCACTTACCTCTCTTAGAGGCAACTGGTAGCATattggatggagtgctgggcctggagtcacgaagacctgatttcaaatcaagcctcagaaactagctatgtgaccctggagaagctAGTtaacctctgtaaaatgaggataccttacagggttgttgtaagaatcaaatgagataattaaaggcttagcacagtacctggcacatagtgggtgctgtataaatgtttattccctttttttccctctcagccCTGGACGTTATGCTTCTCCACTTTTCagccttccctcctcacctcttatCGCAAAAAgcactgttctttaaatgtggtTCAGACTGGTGAACCAGCAAATTATAGCACTGAGAGAGCCCTACTTCCCAGCAACAGCTCATTACAAGAGACACTGCTCATTTTAGACCTAAACTTATCATCATCCCACACAAACCTTCTGTTATCACTGTTGTTTGTTATaaacctctccccacccccagaatttttaaatggtctctagATTGCCTGGGCTAGCTGTGCTGTGCATGGTAAAGATGGAATCTGGGTAGATTTCCTCTTTGCTATATGGTCAGGGAATAGTTTTTTCCTGACAGGCAGCACAACCTTCCTCTCTCTAGCATGTaccctttgccatttcctttctcttcatatGCTTTCATTTACAAAGTAACAGAATAGGACCCCATTGTTAAGTGGGAGGAAGCTTCTGGCCACTTGAAAATGTCATATTTCAAGTCCACAGACATTCAATGCCTCCTGCATGTATGGCACTCTGCTAGgtcctagagatacaaagacaaaaagagttcctgtccttaaggagcttacattctaccaggaGCTATGTACAGAGCTATAGTAAATACTAAGTGTCAGATGAAGTAAATTCAGAGAGTACTAACACCCCAGGGGATTGTGAGAAGCTTTATGTGGAAAGACACCATTTGAgctatgctttgaaggaagctagggattctgagagtTGCAGAGGGAGGGCATGTAGGGTATGCAGGACTGACTCCATGGAATATTGGGTACAGAGAGTAGCTAGCAGGTCAATTTTGCTGGTATGGAGTGACCATGAAGGGGCATAATGAGAAATAACACCAGAAGtaggtgaaaaaactgagtttTCCTTAGGCTGTGGAAATCCCACCACTAATCTCCATCACAGAATGGAGATGATCCTATGGATTTGAAAGTTCGACTGGCTACAGAGTGAAGCTCTGACAGTACCGTCAAATCTAGAGGCTTCAGATGCAGACCTGGCAATGGACTCTGGTTGTGTCATCCGAGGACAGATCTGCAGCCTACCCTAAGTGCAGAGACTCATCACTAGAAGGTTGGTCACCAGAAGATGGATTTTGGAGGGTGTGGGGTGGGCTGGGGGAGGATGGTCTATATAACAGTCTTACTAAAACTTTGTTCTTAGAGGGTTGTAGAGGGACTTCATTCTGCATCTATAGAGGGAAAACACATGTAGATGAATCACAGAACTTAAAGTAATATGTTAACAGGAGCAAACAACATTAACTACCTCATATTCAACACATATATTTGTGCTCCAGGCTGGGATGAACAAGTTGAGAAAGTTAAGAACCCTGCCCTTGTGAGTTCTCAGTTTACTGTCAGGATAAAATACCGCACAGCATAGATAACACAAAATTGCAGGATGAGTACATTAGAAAGGTATAAGCAAAAAGCATTATCTGGGATCTGAAAGTACACATTCCCAGtaaataatggaaaaatgggaaTAGTGGGTGcagaagaaaaagcaatttaTTTAGATGTCCTCAAGATTCTTTCAGTGCCCACTTCACTTTCTGCCAACTGAGGTATACTGTCATAAAATAAATCTCCCTTCCCAGAGGGTTAGTCCCTCAGTGAAAAGCAGCATAAGCTTTTAAAGAGAACTTAAAAGCCATCTGACACCTCACTTTACAAAGTAGGAAGGTGAGGCCCTGTCAGAGGTAAGAGGTAATCAACTACAAGAGATCCAAGAGATCATCTAGGCCATCCTCATGTgaagctggggaaactgaggacctgagaaataaagtgacttatcAGAAATTGCATAGCTTGtaagcagagctagaatttgaaaaaTTTCATGACTTCAGAACCAATATTTTCCATGACGTACAATACTATGGGCTCACAGCTCTGTACTTTGTACATAGTTACCCAACAGCAACTTGGCTAAACAGAATGAAGTATGGCGGCAACAGTATAGTTAAGGAGTACTGCATTTGGGATCAGAAGAACTGGACTCACGTAATAGGTTCCTGTACTTCGACCTGGAATcaattatttccactttactgtaaaatgaggggatcttTTACAACTTCAAAACCCTATAATTCCTAATACAGTTACTCAGGTTATATCGGTAAAAAGTTTAGTTAGTGTTGAACTTGATTTTTATATGTAAATGTTCTCAGAAGTTTCATCTGAAGACATGACGTGGTTTCCCAAAAGTTGTTTTTTCTAATAAACTCCCTCAGATTAGTTTGGGAAAGTTGACGTTCTTAGATTTTGGATTTGATAAATGAGGATGAAATACAAACTATTCTACAAATCTGTTGATTTGAGATATTTGAAGCAAAATGGACACAAGAAATTCCAATATTAGTTTTTTATTGTAAACTTTTTTGACTGGCCATGCAAAGTGGTCTCAGTCATTAGCCACTTGTATTTGATTCCATTTAAAATCTAATATCATTTTTAACAGCCAGATGGATAAGCCAGCCTTGTGCtgcaaataattataaaatgatgaaatagtAGGAGAATTTCAACTGCCCTTTGAGGGAGTACATAAGCAGTATGAAAATATGACAATTCAAAGGGAGAATTTTATGTAAGTACAGTGTTTTCAAAATTAGTGGCATTTCATTTCCACTGTAGTGATTGaatactatttttttcctcttgtaatATTCCAAACAGAAGCAAATACTGAAGCTATTAAATGTATTTATAACTTAATAAGATATTAGTCACCCTCTAGGGCATGCTAGGCTGAGGCCTAAATTTTATAGTTAAACTGCCATTAATTGGGGCCATGGCCCCAGGGGGAGAGCCCTTTCTCTTAGAAGTGACCCTCTATGACTAATTTGTAGGTGGCAGTGATAGAACCTTTAACAAGTTAAATTTTACGTACCTTTAGTGCCCGCTTTCTAGAACAGAAagttttaagaaatgaagaaaatagactACTTCCATAAAACTAGGTAAGAATGGGAATGTTTTCAATAATATATGAATTTGGCAATGcttatccattttttaaaacatacgatttttattatattgaataatattaataaattggGTTTTGGAAAGTGTCAGGAATGCATGTTTGTAAGTCCAAAGTCACTAAATgtgttcaagcagaggctagatgaccactttgATCAAGATTGCTTTTTGAAGCAAGGgcttgaattagatgaccttcaTGGTCCTTTCGACTTTGAGATACTCTGATTTTATATCCCAAATCTTCTAGTTCAACAAACACCGAAATACACGGAATAAAGTGCTAGCCACTCGCAGAGATGCAAAGTTAAATCATGGTCCCTGACCTGAAGTTCAGTCAAATAAAAGAATAAGTGTATACAGATAACCATAATATACAATGACTTGTGATAAGTGCATTAGGTATAATTCAAAGCATTATTTGTGAGGTACAAGGAGTAGAATTGTTACAGGACTGGGGAAGGTATCAGGAGTTGGCATGTGAGCTGGTCTTTGCacttagtacctggcacatagtagatgcttaatgaatgtttgtggattgattgattattcAAAGGTTTAAATTCAGCTGGTTAGGGAAAGAGATGGCTTTCTAGGCATAGGGAAGTAAGGCATGGAAGTAGAAATAGAGTGTATCCAGAGGACAACAGAGACGATAGTGGTGTAATTTGAgataaaactagaaaggtagactAGCACTAGACTGCGGAGGACCTTGAATTCCAGGTCaaacaatttgattttttttagcaGAAGAATGGTTTGGCCAGGTGTATGCTCTAATTCAGGCAGAGCACCAAGGGATGTATTGGAGTGGTGAGactggagataggaagacttgTTAAGAAGTTAAAGCAATTATTCTGGCCCTGTGTTAGGAAGGCTTAGATTTAGAGTGGTAGCAGTGAAACTAGAGATGGAGGGGACAAGTGGAAACAATGTTGAAGAGGTAGAATCAAGAGAATTTGATGGATGACTTGAGTAAATGGCAGGGCCAcgtgaaagaaaagtgaaaaaaagagatTTGGGAAAACGATAAGCTCCATTTTGGGCACGATGAGTTTGAAGTTTGTTCTGAGGTTGCCTTGTGAACAGTTACAGATGTGAAGTGAGATCTTACAAAGAATTGCCCAATGTATTTCAGGATTTCCTCTGGTTTTTGAAGCACACACTTTGAAGCCTTTCCTAGTTTATTCAGAACCTGCCTTAGAAGTCAGGAATGGCAAAACAGATTTGGGAGCCTTCTGTCTAGGAGTGATAATTGAAGTCATTGGAGGGAATGAGATGGCCAAGAGAGACCATTTATCATCAGTGgatgaaaaaaattaggaaatccTACCTGTCTTTAAATTGAAGCACTTAAAATTCCAGGCACTTCAATAGTGAAGCTTCAGAGTTAATATTGAGTGAACCTAAATTGTTTAAACATGGTATCATAATTAATAGGAGGCGGTGTGGTTTGTGGAGAgagttctgaatttggagtcaagacctAAATTATAATCTCAGCTCTGGTGGTtattagctgtgaccctgggcagatcacttgacctttctgaacctcagtttcctcaccataaAATAGTTGCACCAGTTACAAAAAAGAGTTGCTGCAAACCTTTAAGCAGTATATAAAAATAAGTTTCAATGagcaaatgaaatttaaataaaaatctttgGTTCTTATCTCATTGGTACAAATCCCTGCCTCCTTGCAATTCTTGTTCGTAGTCCGTAAGACTATCCATTGGGTCACTCAAAGCACTTGCAGCCTTCCTTTGGTTTTGGAAACTCACATCTCCAATGTAGGTGTGTTTGCTAGACTTTGTACCACTTGGCATCCAGAgcccaaggtcccttccatgtTACAATGAGAAATGAAGTTAGTGATATTCATTTACCTTATTGTCCCTCTTTTAATTCACACTACTTTTGAAAAACAGTATGTTTTGAAAGCTATAGGGACTGTACTGTATAGTCCATAGTCAATATGTTTGATTGCTGTTTGGGTGTCTATCAGTTTTATAAAACTCTGCCTTTCAGAAGACTGTCACCACTTGGGTATTGCTGGAATGTACTGGCATGTAA from Notamacropus eugenii isolate mMacEug1 chromosome 1, mMacEug1.pri_v2, whole genome shotgun sequence includes these protein-coding regions:
- the ZBTB43 gene encoding zinc finger and BTB domain-containing protein 43, translated to MESGTSSFRVEFPDFSSTILQKLNQQRQQGQLCDVSIVVQGHLFRAHKAVLAASSPYFCDQVLLKNSRRIVLPDVMNPRVFENILLSTYTGRLVMPALEIVSYLTAASFLQMWHVVDKCTEVLEGNPTVLCQKLNHGSDHQSPSSSSYNGIVENFELGSGGHPDFPKTQELRDGENEEESSKDELSSQLTEHEYLPSNSSTEHDRLSTEMTSQDGEEGASDSAEYHYTRPIYSKPSIMSHKRWIHVKPERFEQDCEGVDVHAAYDEHQVTESINTIQTDHSIQSSGVDEDFHIGEKKVEAEFDEQADESNYDEQVDFYGSSMEEFSGERADGNLSSHRQDTIIAAGYSDNIEMVTGIKEEASHLGFSAADKLYPCQCGKSFTHKSQRDRHMSMHLGLRPYGCGVCGKKFKMKHHLVGHMKIHTGIKPYECNICGKRFMWRDSFHRHVTSCTKSYEAAKAEQNTTDVN